A single genomic interval of Acidovorax sp. 1608163 harbors:
- a CDS encoding pyridoxal phosphate-dependent aminotransferase, with protein sequence MNAPIPATAFRAADRLGAIGISEIVRLTQEANQLKRQGQPVIVLGLGEPDFDTPAHILEAAQQAMARGETHYTVLDGTAELKAAIQHKFKHDNGLDFQLNEITAGAGAKQILYNALMASVNSGDEVILPAPYWTSYADMVLIAGGVPVVVPCTEANGFRITPEQLEAAITPRTRWVFINSPSNPSGAAYSAEQLLPVLEVVERHPQVWLLADDIYEHILYDGRAFATPAAVLPSLRERTLTVNGVSKAYAMTGWRLGYGAGPKALIAAMAVVQSQATSCPSSISQAAAVAALTGPQDVVRERCQAFQDRRDLVVAALNASPGLRCRVPEGAFYTFASCEGVLGRTTPGGMLLRTDADFCAYLLREHHVAVVPGGVLGLAPYFRISYAASTADLQEACARIQRACQALF encoded by the coding sequence ATGAACGCTCCCATCCCCGCCACGGCCTTCCGCGCGGCCGACCGCCTCGGCGCCATCGGCATCTCGGAAATCGTGCGCCTGACGCAAGAGGCCAACCAGCTCAAGCGCCAGGGCCAGCCCGTGATCGTGCTGGGCCTGGGCGAGCCCGACTTCGACACGCCCGCGCACATCCTGGAGGCCGCGCAGCAGGCCATGGCGCGGGGGGAGACGCACTACACGGTGCTGGACGGCACGGCCGAACTCAAGGCGGCCATCCAGCACAAGTTCAAGCACGACAACGGGCTGGACTTTCAGCTCAACGAGATCACCGCAGGCGCGGGTGCCAAGCAGATCCTCTACAACGCGCTGATGGCCTCGGTGAACTCTGGCGACGAGGTGATCCTGCCCGCGCCGTACTGGACCTCGTATGCCGACATGGTGCTGATTGCGGGCGGTGTGCCCGTGGTGGTGCCCTGCACCGAGGCCAACGGCTTTCGCATCACGCCCGAGCAGCTGGAGGCGGCCATCACGCCGCGCACGCGCTGGGTGTTCATCAACTCGCCCTCCAACCCCAGCGGGGCCGCCTACAGTGCCGAGCAGCTGCTGCCCGTGCTGGAAGTGGTGGAGCGCCACCCGCAGGTGTGGCTGCTGGCGGACGACATCTACGAACACATCCTGTACGACGGCCGCGCGTTTGCCACGCCCGCCGCCGTATTGCCCTCGCTGCGCGAGCGCACGCTGACGGTGAACGGTGTCTCCAAGGCCTATGCCATGACGGGCTGGCGCCTGGGCTACGGCGCAGGCCCCAAGGCACTGATTGCAGCCATGGCCGTGGTGCAGAGCCAGGCCACGTCCTGCCCGTCGTCCATCAGCCAGGCGGCTGCCGTGGCGGCGCTGACGGGGCCGCAAGACGTGGTGCGCGAGCGCTGCCAAGCGTTCCAGGACCGGCGTGACCTGGTCGTGGCCGCGCTCAATGCTTCGCCAGGCTTGCGCTGCCGTGTGCCGGAGGGCGCGTTCTACACCTTTGCCAGCTGCGAAGGTGTGCTGGGCCGTACCACACCGGGCGGCATGCTGCTGCGCACCGATGCCGACTTCTGCGCCTACCTGCTGCGCGAGCACCATGTGGCCGTGGTGCCCGGCGGGGTGCTGGGGCTGGCGCCGTACTTCCGCATCTCTTACGCTGCGTCCACGGCTGACTTGCAAGAGGCCTGCGCACGCATCCAACGCGCCTGCCAGGCCCTGTTCTGA
- a CDS encoding amino acid ABC transporter substrate-binding protein: MAISRKTFTALAAGLALACMATAPALAQTVTQPTLEKIKASGKAVLGVRETSPPMAYALGANDKYVGYHVELCERVLKEIAPEAKLEYMAVTAQNTLPLVQNGTLDIGCGPTTNNTARQQQVAFAVTTYVSEVRMAVRKDSDLKSIGQLAGRTIAASTGTTAVQLLRKQERALGGAPIKTVLGKDHHESFLLLETGRADAFVLDDNLLAGMIANSKDPSAYRIVGEPLGAEPIALLFRKDDPTFKAAVDGVLTRLMQSGEMEKIYTKWFVNPIPPKNMSLNLPLGTTLRQLFATPNDKPLETYQQ; the protein is encoded by the coding sequence ATGGCAATTTCCCGCAAGACCTTCACAGCGCTCGCTGCAGGCCTGGCCCTGGCCTGCATGGCCACGGCCCCCGCGCTGGCGCAGACGGTCACCCAGCCCACGCTGGAGAAGATCAAGGCATCTGGCAAGGCCGTGCTGGGCGTGCGCGAGACTTCGCCGCCCATGGCCTACGCGTTGGGCGCCAACGACAAATACGTGGGCTACCACGTGGAGCTGTGCGAGCGCGTGCTCAAGGAAATCGCGCCCGAAGCCAAGCTCGAATACATGGCCGTGACGGCGCAAAACACCCTGCCACTGGTGCAGAACGGCACGCTGGACATTGGCTGCGGCCCCACCACCAACAACACTGCGCGCCAGCAGCAGGTGGCGTTTGCGGTGACCACCTACGTGAGCGAAGTGCGCATGGCAGTGCGCAAGGATTCGGACTTGAAGTCCATCGGCCAGCTCGCGGGCCGCACCATTGCGGCATCCACCGGCACCACCGCCGTGCAACTGCTGCGCAAGCAAGAGCGCGCGCTGGGTGGCGCGCCCATCAAGACCGTGCTGGGCAAGGACCACCATGAGAGCTTCTTGCTGCTTGAAACCGGCCGCGCCGACGCTTTTGTGCTCGACGACAACCTGCTGGCCGGGATGATTGCCAACTCCAAGGACCCCTCGGCCTACCGCATCGTGGGCGAGCCGCTGGGTGCCGAGCCGATTGCGCTGCTGTTCCGCAAGGATGACCCCACGTTCAAGGCCGCAGTGGATGGGGTGTTGACCCGTCTCATGCAAAGCGGCGAGATGGAAAAGATCTACACCAAGTGGTTTGTAAACCCCATCCCACCCAAGAACATGAGCCTGAACCTGCCGCTGGGTACCACGCTGCGCCAGCTGTTCGCCACCCCCAACGACAAGCCCCTGGAGACTTACCAGCAATGA
- a CDS encoding FAD-binding oxidoreductase — translation MLIAKDSHPIVIIGGGVIGSAIAYFLTLQQPGCEVVVVERDPTYARASSALSVSSIRQQFSTDINIQISAYGIGFLRNVGTLLACNSDVPNIGLHEGGYLYLATQAGEATLRENYALQMQYGADVALLSPQQLAERFPWLALQDVVLGSLGLSGEGWFDGYLLLTALRKKAQSQGVRYVADEAVGLDTAASDGVLHVNAVRLQSGAVLPCRYAVNAGGPWAAAIAGWAGIDLPVVGKRRTVFNLASPAELPSCPLLIDTSGIWLRPEGKGFICGFAPDADNDADFAPLEPEYDAFDNHIWPALAERIPGFEALRMQGAWAGYYEMNTFDHNAIVGLHPACDNLVFANGFSGHGLQQCPAVGRGLSEWMLTGGYQSLDLSPLSIERIALNAPLLEKNVI, via the coding sequence ATGTTGATTGCTAAGGACTCACACCCCATCGTCATTATTGGCGGTGGTGTCATCGGCAGTGCCATTGCGTACTTTCTCACGCTGCAGCAGCCGGGCTGTGAGGTGGTGGTGGTCGAGCGCGACCCGACCTATGCGCGCGCTTCGTCGGCGCTGTCGGTCAGCTCAATCCGCCAGCAGTTTTCCACCGACATCAATATCCAGATATCGGCCTACGGCATCGGCTTCTTGCGCAACGTGGGCACGCTGCTGGCCTGCAACAGCGATGTGCCCAACATCGGTCTGCACGAAGGCGGCTACCTGTACCTGGCCACCCAGGCGGGCGAGGCCACGCTGCGCGAGAACTATGCACTGCAAATGCAGTACGGTGCCGATGTGGCGCTGCTCAGCCCGCAGCAACTGGCAGAGCGCTTTCCTTGGCTGGCGCTGCAGGACGTGGTGCTGGGCTCGCTGGGCCTGTCGGGCGAGGGCTGGTTTGACGGCTACCTGCTGTTGACCGCGCTGCGCAAAAAGGCGCAGAGCCAGGGCGTTCGCTATGTGGCCGATGAGGCTGTGGGGCTGGACACTGCGGCCAGCGACGGCGTGTTGCATGTGAACGCAGTACGCCTGCAAAGCGGCGCCGTGCTGCCTTGCCGCTACGCCGTGAACGCCGGTGGCCCCTGGGCGGCAGCCATCGCGGGCTGGGCGGGAATTGATTTGCCCGTGGTGGGCAAGCGCCGCACAGTCTTCAACCTGGCCAGCCCAGCCGAGCTGCCGAGCTGCCCACTGCTCATCGACACCAGTGGCATCTGGCTGCGGCCCGAGGGCAAAGGCTTCATCTGCGGCTTTGCGCCCGACGCCGACAACGACGCCGACTTTGCCCCGCTAGAGCCCGAGTACGACGCGTTTGACAACCACATCTGGCCCGCGCTGGCCGAGCGCATTCCTGGCTTTGAAGCGCTGCGCATGCAGGGCGCCTGGGCGGGCTACTACGAGATGAACACCTTCGACCACAACGCCATCGTGGGCCTGCACCCGGCGTGCGACAACCTGGTGTTTGCCAACGGATTTTCGGGCCACGGCCTGCAGCAGTGCCCTGCGGTGGGGCGTGGCCTGTCGGAGTGGATGTTGACGGGCGGCTACCAGAGCCTGGACCTGTCGCCGCTGTCCATCGAGCGAATTGCGCTCAACGCGCCGCTGCTCGAAAAGAATGTGATCTGA
- a CDS encoding aldehyde dehydrogenase family protein has protein sequence MSATPAITPLVSEVDQLLQRLGVPRAAYTGGTLAARSPITGEVLAQVPQQSPTDATAAIGRAHAAFLAWRNVPAPRRGELVRLLGEELRAAKADLGLLVTIEAGKIPSEGLGEVQEMIDICDFAVGLSRQLYGLTIATERPGHRMMETWHPLGVCGVISAFNFPVAVWSWNAALALVCGDSVVWKPSEKTPLTALAAHAIAQRAIARFSSDAPEGLLELIVGQRDIGEVLVDDARVPVLSATGSTAMGRAVGPRLAARFARGILELGGNNAAIVAPTADLDLALRGIAFAAMGTAGQRCTTLRRLFVHESIYDQLVPQLAKVYANVQVGDPRTAGTLVGPLIDRMAFDGMQKALEQSRALGATVHGGGRVEGIGGADAYYVRPALVELQKHEGPALHETFAPILYVVRYGTIDEAIAMNNAVGAGLSSSIFTLNVREAEQFMSAAGSDCGITNVNIGPSGAEIGGAFGGEKETGGGREAGSDSWKAYMRRATNTINYSTALPLAQGVTFDV, from the coding sequence ATGTCTGCCACCCCTGCCATCACCCCTCTTGTGTCCGAAGTCGATCAACTGCTGCAACGCCTGGGCGTGCCCCGCGCCGCCTACACCGGCGGCACGCTGGCGGCGCGCTCGCCCATCACGGGCGAGGTGCTGGCCCAGGTGCCACAGCAAAGCCCGACTGATGCCACCGCTGCCATCGGCCGCGCGCATGCGGCCTTTTTGGCATGGCGCAATGTGCCCGCACCGCGCCGGGGCGAGCTGGTGCGCCTGCTGGGCGAAGAGCTGCGCGCCGCCAAGGCGGACCTCGGCCTGCTGGTGACCATCGAGGCGGGCAAGATCCCGTCCGAGGGACTGGGCGAGGTGCAGGAGATGATCGACATCTGCGACTTTGCCGTAGGCCTGTCGCGCCAGCTGTACGGCCTGACGATTGCCACCGAGCGCCCCGGCCACCGCATGATGGAAACCTGGCACCCGCTGGGCGTGTGCGGCGTCATTTCGGCCTTCAACTTCCCGGTGGCCGTGTGGTCGTGGAACGCCGCATTGGCGCTGGTGTGTGGAGATTCGGTGGTGTGGAAACCTTCTGAGAAGACCCCGCTCACCGCCCTGGCCGCGCATGCCATCGCCCAGCGCGCCATCGCCCGTTTTAGCAGCGATGCACCCGAAGGCCTGCTGGAGCTGATCGTGGGCCAGCGCGACATTGGCGAGGTGCTGGTGGATGACGCCCGTGTGCCCGTGCTGTCGGCCACGGGCTCCACCGCCATGGGCCGCGCTGTGGGCCCGCGCCTGGCAGCGCGTTTCGCGCGCGGTATCTTGGAGCTGGGCGGCAACAACGCGGCCATCGTGGCTCCCACGGCTGATTTGGACCTGGCACTGCGCGGCATTGCCTTTGCCGCTATGGGCACGGCGGGCCAGCGCTGCACCACGCTGCGCCGCCTGTTTGTGCACGAGAGCATTTATGACCAACTGGTGCCCCAGTTGGCCAAGGTGTACGCCAACGTGCAGGTGGGCGACCCACGCACCGCTGGCACGCTGGTGGGCCCGCTGATCGACCGCATGGCTTTTGACGGCATGCAAAAGGCGCTGGAGCAAAGCCGTGCGCTGGGTGCCACGGTGCACGGTGGTGGCCGCGTGGAAGGCATCGGCGGTGCCGATGCCTACTACGTGCGCCCCGCACTGGTGGAGCTGCAAAAACACGAAGGCCCCGCGCTGCACGAAACCTTTGCGCCCATCCTGTACGTGGTGCGCTACGGCACCATTGACGAAGCCATTGCCATGAACAACGCCGTGGGCGCGGGCCTGTCGTCGTCCATCTTCACGCTCAATGTGCGCGAGGCCGAACAGTTCATGTCGGCAGCAGGCTCGGACTGCGGCATTACCAATGTGAACATTGGCCCCAGCGGCGCCGAGATTGGCGGCGCGTTTGGCGGTGAGAAGGAAACGGGCGGTGGGCGCGAAGCGGGCTCGGACAGCTGGAAGGCCTACATGCGCCGCGCGACGAACACCATCAACTACTCCACCGCGCTGCCTCTGGCACAGGGCGTGACGTTTGACGTGTAA
- a CDS encoding LysR family transcriptional regulator: MTLLRRTFLPSTADLLAFEAAARHQSVSRAAEELHLTQSAVSRQIRQLEEQIGTALFHRVRQRVVLTDAGRVYAADVQNVLQQLSASTQKAMAFSSTDGLLNLAVLPTLGTRWLIPRLGGFMALHPEALVNFSARTEPFDFAGTPFDAAIHFGTPHWAGAVCEYLMHEETVPVCSPAYRDRHNIHTPQDLTRVVLLQQSTRPTQWAEWFELVGAPTALALRGPQSEHFAMIAQAAVSHLGAALLPRFLIEQELAAGSLVELSDQVLTSTDAYYLVYPEARAQTPLVKAFRDWVVKECHTLPAAAR, from the coding sequence ATGACCCTACTGCGCCGCACCTTCCTGCCCTCCACCGCTGACCTACTGGCCTTTGAGGCCGCCGCCCGCCACCAGAGCGTGTCGCGCGCGGCCGAGGAACTGCACCTCACGCAAAGCGCCGTGTCGCGCCAGATCCGCCAGTTGGAGGAGCAGATTGGCACCGCACTCTTTCACCGCGTACGCCAGCGCGTGGTGCTGACCGACGCGGGCCGCGTCTACGCGGCCGATGTGCAAAACGTGCTGCAGCAGCTGTCGGCCAGCACACAAAAGGCCATGGCGTTTTCCAGCACCGACGGCCTGCTCAACCTGGCCGTGCTGCCCACCCTGGGCACGCGCTGGCTCATCCCGCGACTGGGCGGCTTCATGGCGCTGCACCCTGAGGCACTGGTCAACTTCTCGGCCCGCACCGAGCCGTTTGACTTTGCGGGCACACCGTTCGACGCTGCCATCCACTTCGGCACCCCGCACTGGGCAGGCGCCGTGTGCGAATACCTGATGCACGAAGAAACCGTGCCCGTGTGCAGCCCCGCTTACCGCGACCGCCACAACATTCACACACCGCAAGACCTCACGCGCGTGGTGCTGCTGCAGCAAAGCACCCGCCCCACCCAATGGGCCGAATGGTTTGAGCTGGTGGGCGCCCCCACAGCCCTGGCCCTGCGCGGCCCCCAGTCTGAACACTTCGCCATGATTGCGCAGGCTGCCGTGTCGCACCTGGGGGCGGCGCTGCTGCCACGCTTTTTGATTGAGCAAGAGCTGGCGGCAGGGAGCCTGGTGGAGCTGTCAGACCAGGTGCTGACGAGCACCGATGCGTACTACCTGGTCTACCCCGAGGCGCGCGCGCAGACGCCGTTGGTGAAGGCGTTCAGGGATTGGGTGGTGAAGGAGTGCCACACATTGCCTGCCGCTGCAAGGTGA
- a CDS encoding sensor domain-containing diguanylate cyclase, with the protein MKRDVRWAALLLLVAYLSVSATTAWQIWSAREHSLAEIDTQNLNLAQALNTYTEGVITQSAMLLLGIVERLEEEGTEPRHLQRLQRLIARQEHLLNQLNGIAIYDDAGNRVMSSIGPAPAHGSGADRAFFAHHRDNPSSEPFIGPAIQSRSTGDWVITVSRRFDGKDKRFAGVVVVSLGIKDFLELFGKIDVGTQGAIGLSTTVGQMLVRYPYREQDMGRDFSKSPNFQRFYSGAVSGTAAFKSGIDGMQRLYAYRKNDRYPVITTVAVGKEEALSRWRREALLTAGVVGALLLGITAIGWHLLIDIRRRTHAEASLVAAREDLMAVNQKLEALAAQDQLTGLANRRCFDETLNVECRRAAREGTSLSLLLIDVDHFKSFNDTYGHVEGDACLRAVSECLVQYAKRPGDLVARYGGEELAIILPNTALSGAQVVAEVVRERIEALAIRHGASAFGHITVSVGAACMAGAYGEGSERQLIEAADRMLYQAKASGRNRVEA; encoded by the coding sequence ATGAAGCGTGATGTTCGCTGGGCTGCGCTGCTGCTGCTGGTGGCGTATTTGTCGGTGTCTGCCACCACCGCCTGGCAAATATGGTCGGCCCGAGAGCATTCACTGGCCGAAATCGATACCCAGAACCTCAATCTGGCACAGGCCCTGAACACCTACACGGAAGGCGTCATTACCCAAAGTGCCATGCTGCTTCTGGGCATCGTAGAGCGCCTTGAAGAAGAGGGCACGGAGCCCAGGCATCTGCAGCGCCTGCAACGGCTGATTGCCCGGCAAGAACACTTGCTCAACCAGCTCAATGGCATTGCCATCTACGACGATGCAGGCAACAGGGTGATGTCCTCCATCGGCCCCGCACCAGCCCATGGGAGTGGGGCAGACCGGGCCTTCTTTGCGCACCACCGGGACAATCCATCCTCTGAGCCTTTCATCGGACCGGCCATCCAAAGCCGATCCACAGGCGACTGGGTCATTACCGTCAGTCGGCGCTTTGACGGCAAGGACAAACGGTTTGCCGGTGTTGTGGTCGTGAGTCTTGGCATCAAGGATTTCCTGGAGCTGTTTGGCAAGATCGACGTGGGCACGCAGGGGGCCATTGGCTTATCAACCACCGTCGGGCAGATGTTGGTGCGCTACCCCTACCGTGAGCAGGACATGGGCCGCGACTTCTCCAAGTCTCCCAACTTCCAGCGCTTTTACTCGGGCGCAGTGTCCGGCACTGCCGCGTTCAAATCCGGCATCGACGGAATGCAGCGCCTGTATGCCTACCGCAAGAATGACCGCTATCCCGTGATCACCACCGTGGCCGTGGGCAAGGAGGAAGCCTTGAGCCGCTGGCGCCGCGAGGCGCTGCTCACCGCAGGTGTCGTGGGGGCCTTGCTGCTGGGCATCACGGCCATTGGGTGGCATCTGCTGATAGACATTCGCCGCCGCACCCATGCCGAGGCCTCACTGGTGGCAGCGCGAGAAGACCTGATGGCTGTGAACCAGAAGCTGGAAGCGCTGGCTGCGCAAGACCAGCTTACAGGCCTTGCCAATCGCCGCTGCTTTGATGAAACCTTGAATGTGGAGTGCCGCCGTGCCGCCCGAGAGGGGACTTCGCTGTCCCTGCTGCTCATCGATGTCGATCACTTCAAAAGCTTCAACGACACCTACGGGCATGTGGAGGGCGATGCCTGTCTGCGGGCGGTATCGGAATGTCTGGTGCAGTACGCAAAGCGCCCTGGGGATCTGGTGGCGCGTTATGGGGGCGAGGAACTGGCCATCATCCTGCCCAACACCGCCCTGTCAGGCGCGCAGGTCGTGGCTGAGGTGGTGCGTGAGCGAATTGAGGCCCTGGCCATCCGCCACGGCGCCAGCGCCTTCGGGCATATCACGGTCAGTGTGGGCGCCGCATGCATGGCCGGTGCCTACGGGGAAGGCAGCGAGCGGCAGCTGATTGAGGCGGCGGACCGTATGCTGTACCAGGCGAAGGCCTCAGGCCGCAATCGGGTGGAGGCCTGA
- a CDS encoding TipAS antibiotic-recognition domain-containing protein — MPSASATIQALMAKHLAIVSRFYLPSREAYVGTALFYADNADMKAFHTTYHPQLVELLAEAVYVYAQQNLV; from the coding sequence ATGCCGTCTGCGTCCGCAACCATTCAGGCCCTGATGGCAAAACACCTTGCCATCGTCTCGCGTTTTTACCTGCCGTCGCGCGAAGCCTATGTGGGCACTGCGCTGTTCTACGCAGACAACGCCGACATGAAGGCATTTCACACGACATACCATCCCCAGTTGGTAGAGCTTTTGGCCGAGGCGGTGTATGTCTATGCCCAGCAGAATCTGGTCTGA
- a CDS encoding IclR family transcriptional regulator encodes MEAASTAPIASGGVPRVFAVIRALSALQAEGGRVTQLARAVGLTQGTTHRLLQSLVAEGMVEQDERSKLYRLSMDFFALAAKAGNPGDLRSLCRPALLRLCASLGDSIFLLVRSGFDAVCLDRSEGPFPIRSFTGDIGGRVALGVGQGALAILAFLPEAEREEVIRFNLSRVREYGVFDEVYLRTEIERVRQLGYAGRNTGLLEGMAGVAVPILDREGRAVAALSVGTISARLNDDRLPTVVELLKREAAAIGPKINPFDATLRRPAQSLSGGATLGQAIGSAG; translated from the coding sequence ATGGAAGCCGCATCAACCGCACCCATCGCTTCAGGCGGCGTACCCCGGGTGTTTGCCGTCATCCGGGCCCTGTCGGCCTTGCAGGCCGAGGGCGGGCGAGTCACCCAATTGGCGCGTGCCGTGGGCCTGACGCAGGGCACCACGCACCGTTTGCTGCAATCGCTGGTGGCAGAGGGCATGGTCGAGCAGGACGAGCGCAGCAAGCTCTACCGACTGAGCATGGACTTCTTCGCATTGGCCGCCAAAGCGGGCAACCCTGGCGACCTGCGCAGCCTGTGCCGCCCCGCGCTGCTGCGCCTGTGTGCCAGCCTGGGCGACAGCATCTTTCTCTTGGTGCGCAGCGGGTTCGATGCCGTGTGCCTGGACCGCAGCGAAGGCCCGTTCCCCATCCGCTCGTTCACCGGCGACATCGGTGGCCGCGTGGCCCTGGGCGTGGGGCAGGGTGCGCTGGCCATCCTGGCCTTCTTGCCCGAGGCTGAGCGCGAAGAGGTCATCCGCTTCAACCTGTCCCGCGTGCGCGAGTACGGTGTGTTTGACGAGGTCTATCTGCGCACCGAGATCGAGCGCGTGCGCCAACTGGGCTACGCGGGCCGCAACACCGGCTTGCTCGAAGGCATGGCCGGTGTGGCCGTGCCGATCCTCGACCGCGAAGGCCGCGCGGTGGCGGCACTGAGTGTGGGCACCATCTCAGCGCGATTGAACGACGACCGCCTGCCCACGGTGGTGGAGTTGCTCAAGCGCGAAGCGGCGGCGATTGGGCCGAAGATCAATCCGTTTGATGCGACGTTGAGGCGGCCTGCGCAGAGTTTGTCGGGTGGGGCGACGCTGGGTCAGGCGATTGGGTCGGCGGGTTGA
- a CDS encoding ABC transporter ATP-binding protein, translated as MSFLKLTDVTKFYGSTCAVQAMNLTVQKGEFVSLLGPSGCGKTTTLQMVAGFEPVTSGRIELDGKDITHAKANTRGLGIVFQSYALFPHMTVAANVSFGLEMRKVPKAERAERVAQALALVHLEKHATRYPRELSGGQRQRVALARALVIEPPVLLLDEPLSNLDAKLREEMQFELRQIQRKVGTTTIMVTHDQSEAMSISDRVVVMEAGRATQIDHPHRVYEYPRTRFISTFVGKANLLLGKVTHASGTHTQVAVGALVVEVDGARYRPGAAVLLSVRPEKVQLVPSVQGRMDGQVCERFFLGSQWLYRVGTPVGDLMVLAPNDGRAALAEGERTGVDWPDHCMRLLPADETAMAELEAEDTAAEVAP; from the coding sequence ATGTCGTTTCTCAAGCTCACGGATGTGACCAAGTTCTATGGCAGCACCTGCGCGGTGCAGGCCATGAACCTCACGGTGCAAAAGGGTGAATTTGTGTCGCTGCTCGGGCCCTCGGGCTGCGGCAAGACGACCACGCTGCAGATGGTGGCGGGGTTTGAGCCCGTGACCAGCGGGCGCATTGAGCTCGATGGCAAGGACATCACCCACGCCAAGGCCAACACGCGCGGGCTGGGCATCGTGTTCCAGAGCTATGCGCTGTTCCCGCACATGACGGTGGCCGCCAACGTGAGCTTTGGGCTGGAGATGCGCAAGGTGCCCAAGGCCGAGCGGGCCGAGCGCGTGGCCCAGGCCCTGGCCCTGGTGCACCTGGAAAAGCACGCCACGCGCTACCCCCGCGAGCTGTCTGGCGGCCAGCGCCAGCGGGTGGCCCTGGCACGTGCGCTGGTGATCGAGCCGCCCGTGCTGCTGCTGGACGAGCCCCTGTCCAACCTCGACGCCAAGCTGCGTGAGGAGATGCAGTTTGAGCTGCGGCAGATTCAGCGCAAGGTGGGCACCACCACCATCATGGTCACGCACGACCAGAGCGAGGCCATGTCCATCAGCGACCGTGTGGTGGTGATGGAGGCCGGCCGCGCCACGCAGATCGACCACCCGCACCGCGTGTACGAATATCCGCGCACCCGCTTTATCTCCACCTTTGTGGGCAAGGCCAACCTGCTGCTAGGCAAGGTGACCCATGCGAGCGGCACCCACACGCAGGTGGCGGTGGGCGCGCTCGTAGTGGAGGTGGACGGCGCCCGCTACCGCCCCGGCGCCGCCGTGTTGCTGAGCGTGCGGCCTGAAAAGGTGCAACTGGTGCCCTCCGTGCAGGGCCGGATGGATGGCCAGGTGTGCGAGCGCTTCTTTTTGGGCAGCCAGTGGCTGTACCGCGTGGGCACGCCCGTGGGCGACCTGATGGTGCTGGCACCCAACGACGGCCGCGCCGCGCTGGCCGAGGGTGAGCGCACGGGCGTGGACTGGCCCGACCACTGCATGCGCCTGCTGCCCGCCGATGAAACCGCCATGGCCGAGCTGGAGGCCGAAGACACCGCCGCCGAGGTGGCGCCATGA
- a CDS encoding ABC transporter permease, whose product MSLATTLLHKKAAPWWLSGPALVLFIVLLLVPLALTAVLSFNAFDPATGVKAGEFTLEHYAHVFTDSYYHTIFWRTFWIAGLVTLICVLIGAPEAYILSRMGNPWRSILLLVVLAPLLVSVVVRAFGWSMLLGPEGLVNGLFGLLGFGPVKMLYTEIAVVIALVHVMLPFMVIPVWTSLQKLDPGVENAALSLQASPFTTLRRIVLPQVLPGILSGSLIVFGLAASSFAIPGLLGGRRLKMVATVVYDEYLHELNWPLGAAIALTLLVANLVVMLSYNRLVEGRYKKALG is encoded by the coding sequence ATGAGCCTGGCCACCACCTTGTTGCACAAAAAGGCCGCGCCCTGGTGGCTGTCGGGCCCGGCGCTGGTGCTGTTCATCGTGCTGTTGCTGGTGCCGTTGGCACTCACGGCCGTGCTGTCGTTCAACGCGTTCGACCCGGCCACGGGGGTGAAGGCGGGCGAGTTCACGCTGGAGCACTACGCCCATGTGTTCACCGATTCGTATTACCACACCATCTTCTGGCGCACGTTCTGGATCGCGGGGCTGGTCACTCTGATCTGCGTGTTGATTGGCGCACCCGAGGCCTACATCCTGAGCCGCATGGGCAACCCGTGGCGCTCCATCCTGCTGCTGGTGGTGCTCGCGCCCCTGCTGGTGTCGGTGGTGGTGCGGGCTTTTGGCTGGAGCATGCTGCTGGGGCCGGAGGGGCTGGTGAACGGGCTATTCGGGCTGCTGGGATTTGGCCCCGTGAAGATGCTCTACACCGAGATCGCTGTTGTGATTGCCCTGGTGCATGTGATGCTGCCCTTCATGGTGATCCCCGTGTGGACCTCGCTGCAGAAGCTGGACCCGGGTGTGGAAAACGCGGCGCTGTCTCTGCAGGCCTCGCCCTTCACCACGCTGCGGCGCATTGTGTTGCCGCAGGTGCTGCCCGGCATCCTGTCCGGCAGCCTCATCGTGTTCGGCCTGGCGGCCAGCTCGTTTGCCATTCCCGGCCTGTTGGGCGGGCGGCGGCTGAAGATGGTGGCCACGGTGGTGTACGACGAGTACCTGCACGAACTGAACTGGCCCCTGGGCGCCGCGATTGCGCTGACGCTGCTGGTGGCCAACCTCGTGGTCATGCTGAGCTACAACCGCTTGGTTGAAGGCCGCTACAAGAAAGCGTTGGGCTGA